In Bradyrhizobium sp. CCBAU 051011, the following are encoded in one genomic region:
- a CDS encoding response regulator transcription factor, which yields MTPIRIALVDDHPVVLAGIRALLQGIPDVELVGEANTGATGLKAICECSPDIAVIDLSLPDFSGMELARQVSERCPEVKIIALTVHEDRAYVHPVLEAGARGYLLKRSAGDELLRAIRAVNQGTIYLDPAIAEKASMKAPELTLASEGDGGELSRREEDVLKLVAQGFSNKQIAGQLEVSVKSVETYKARASEKKGLHSRADIVRYGIKQGWLTTPN from the coding sequence ATGACTCCCATTCGCATCGCCCTTGTCGATGATCATCCTGTCGTGCTAGCCGGCATTCGAGCGTTGCTGCAGGGCATCCCTGACGTCGAACTTGTCGGTGAGGCGAATACGGGGGCAACGGGTTTGAAGGCGATTTGCGAATGCTCCCCGGATATTGCGGTAATCGATCTCTCGCTGCCGGATTTCAGCGGCATGGAACTCGCGCGCCAGGTAAGCGAGAGGTGCCCGGAGGTGAAGATCATTGCTTTGACCGTTCATGAAGATCGTGCCTATGTTCATCCGGTTCTTGAAGCCGGCGCGAGGGGATATCTCCTGAAGCGATCGGCCGGAGACGAATTGCTTCGAGCCATCCGTGCCGTCAACCAGGGCACAATCTACCTCGATCCTGCCATAGCCGAGAAGGCGTCGATGAAGGCGCCCGAACTTACCCTAGCGAGCGAGGGCGATGGCGGTGAGCTCAGCCGGCGCGAAGAGGATGTGCTCAAACTCGTGGCGCAAGGATTCAGCAATAAGCAGATTGCCGGACAGCTCGAAGTGAGCGTCAAGAGCGTCGAGACCTACAAGGCGCGGGCATCCGAAAAGAAGGGGCTGCATAGCCGGGCTGATATCGTTCGCTACGGCATCAAGCAGGGCTGGCTCACGACTCCAAATTGA
- a CDS encoding BA14K family protein: MQLWKFVSAAIVVGASSLISLPPAAATLMMSAAWGERLAAGSARPLETVQYRRWHHGHRHHRWYHRRLPGTGAAVLGGVAAGAIIGGAIANSQARANDAVAYCAQRYRSYDPASGTYLGYDGYRHPCP; the protein is encoded by the coding sequence ATGCAACTGTGGAAGTTTGTTTCGGCTGCCATCGTCGTCGGGGCCTCGTCCCTGATCTCACTCCCGCCTGCCGCCGCTACGCTGATGATGTCGGCCGCCTGGGGAGAGAGGCTCGCCGCGGGATCAGCCCGGCCGCTTGAGACCGTGCAGTATCGTCGCTGGCATCACGGACACCGCCATCACCGCTGGTATCATCGCCGGCTCCCCGGCACAGGTGCGGCTGTGCTCGGTGGGGTTGCCGCTGGCGCGATCATTGGTGGGGCCATCGCCAACAGTCAGGCACGGGCCAATGATGCGGTCGCATACTGCGCGCAACGATATCGCTCGTACGATCCGGCATCGGGCACCTATCTGGGATACGACGGCTATCGACATCCCTGTCCATGA
- a CDS encoding DUF2934 domain-containing protein, which produces MADSQKMKITRRAYELWQQAGEPKDRDEKFYLQAARELNEAPEKAIMATNPPAASQGRL; this is translated from the coding sequence GTGGCAGATTCCCAGAAGATGAAGATCACACGGCGAGCTTACGAACTGTGGCAGCAAGCAGGCGAGCCGAAAGATAGAGACGAAAAGTTCTATCTTCAGGCTGCGCGAGAATTGAACGAAGCTCCCGAAAAGGCAATCATGGCAACAAACCCGCCGGCGGCGTCTCAAGGACGTCTGTAA
- a CDS encoding N-acetyltransferase — protein sequence MLYRTPHLTESLDVARFIRMAGGGLYEFLFDNLVPLLSADELLAIAIASDGNPFSHRNCHVAVNDDNGSIIGIANAFPADLLSDPSDGLLPGERAEHIRPMLSLLDWGSMFLNALAVSDQCHGRGIGSHLLDWALTRARDLGLPRLSLHVWADNLPAREYYKARGFVDIGVADVAPHPRLPHRGGSVLMSRSSSCDTQGSQIARSCRLLDHLKAPCFRTDQPNQ from the coding sequence ATGCTTTATCGAACACCCCATCTGACCGAAAGTCTCGACGTCGCCCGCTTCATTCGCATGGCGGGAGGCGGCCTGTACGAATTTCTGTTTGATAACCTCGTGCCGCTACTATCTGCCGACGAACTGCTCGCGATTGCGATCGCCAGCGATGGCAATCCGTTTTCACACCGCAATTGCCACGTGGCGGTCAATGACGACAACGGGAGCATCATCGGCATTGCCAACGCCTTTCCAGCCGATTTGCTGAGCGATCCCAGCGACGGATTGCTGCCCGGCGAGCGCGCGGAACATATCCGGCCGATGCTGAGCCTGCTGGATTGGGGCAGCATGTTTCTGAACGCGCTCGCGGTCAGCGACCAATGCCATGGCCGCGGAATCGGCAGCCACCTGCTCGACTGGGCGCTGACTCGCGCGCGTGACCTCGGACTGCCTCGGCTGAGCCTACACGTTTGGGCAGACAATCTCCCGGCACGCGAGTACTACAAGGCGCGGGGCTTCGTTGATATTGGCGTTGCAGATGTCGCTCCGCACCCCCGACTTCCGCATCGCGGCGGCAGCGTGCTGATGAGCAGATCTTCGTCTTGCGATACCCAGGGCTCGCAGATAGCACGTTCATGCCGACTACTTGATCACCTCAAAGCACCATGCTTTAGGACCGATCAGCCGAATCAATAA
- a CDS encoding DUF302 domain-containing protein, whose product MSYYFSKTLPVRFDEAVRRATEALKQGSFGIITEIDVKRTFKEKLGVDFRNYRILGACNPRLAYEALQLEDKVGTMLPCNVVVQEIGQDRTEIAAIDPVASMQAIDNPSLKKSAERVQVLLRQVIDGI is encoded by the coding sequence ATGAGTTACTATTTCAGCAAGACCCTGCCGGTCAGGTTCGACGAAGCCGTGCGGCGCGCCACCGAAGCTCTAAAGCAGGGAAGCTTCGGCATTATTACCGAAATCGATGTCAAGCGAACGTTCAAAGAAAAGCTCGGGGTCGATTTCCGAAACTATCGTATCCTTGGGGCGTGTAATCCCAGGCTCGCCTACGAAGCACTTCAGCTTGAGGACAAGGTCGGCACTATGCTGCCGTGCAACGTCGTCGTTCAAGAAATCGGTCAAGATCGGACCGAGATCGCTGCAATTGATCCTGTCGCCTCGATGCAAGCAATCGATAATCCGAGCCTCAAGAAATCGGCGGAGCGCGTTCAGGTCCTGCTGCGGCAGGTCATCGACGGCATATAG
- a CDS encoding Spy/CpxP family protein refolding chaperone, producing MGNFHRATHKSELDESERQDFPDTPPWFILTAGMPCLIRVTHLDAESLDRLFAALLIHLNRTSIEPRNKRIPSFVRVITRTATIQVSTHRLETMEDHAVLKFHQLAAVASVSLAIAMFPGGANAQPNRPGEHGWGQGMVGPGMMMGPGMMGRGKFGGMCSPAAAGFSGWRIDRLEQLIKPTDAQRAKFDELKTASNKASEALRLSCPTEVPTTAVGRMEFMEKRMDAMLQSIKTMRPAFEAFYAALSDEQKSRLDSPSGWGRFWRNLW from the coding sequence ATGGGCAACTTCCATCGTGCGACGCACAAATCGGAATTGGATGAGAGCGAGCGTCAGGATTTTCCTGACACGCCGCCCTGGTTCATTCTGACCGCCGGCATGCCCTGCCTCATCCGGGTGACGCACCTAGACGCGGAGAGCCTCGATCGCCTGTTTGCAGCGCTGTTGATCCACCTCAATAGGACATCGATTGAACCTCGTAACAAGAGGATACCTTCGTTCGTTCGAGTGATCACGCGAACCGCGACGATCCAGGTCTCGACCCACAGATTAGAAACAATGGAGGATCATGCCGTGCTCAAATTCCATCAACTGGCTGCAGTCGCTTCCGTGTCGCTCGCAATCGCAATGTTTCCTGGAGGTGCCAACGCACAGCCTAACCGGCCCGGGGAGCATGGATGGGGACAAGGTATGGTGGGCCCCGGCATGATGATGGGTCCGGGAATGATGGGCCGAGGCAAATTCGGAGGCATGTGCAGCCCTGCTGCCGCTGGCTTTTCCGGATGGCGAATCGACCGACTTGAACAGTTGATCAAACCAACAGATGCGCAACGTGCCAAGTTTGATGAATTGAAGACGGCATCCAACAAAGCCTCCGAGGCCCTGCGCCTCTCTTGTCCAACCGAAGTACCAACCACCGCTGTCGGTCGAATGGAGTTCATGGAAAAGCGTATGGACGCGATGCTACAGTCCATCAAAACTATGCGACCCGCGTTCGAGGCCTTCTACGCTGCTCTCAGCGACGAGCAGAAGAGCCGACTGGATTCGCCTTCGGGCTGGGGGCGTTTTTGGCGGAACCTTTGGTAG
- a CDS encoding efflux RND transporter permease subunit — MNLGLSGRLTRATIGSPLTPLFLLASLIVGLMAVVVIPREEEPQISVPMVDIRVNADGLRGPDAVELVTKPLEAIVKGIDGVEHVYSQTEDDRVLVTARFLVGTKSEDAILRVHEKIRANLDRIPVGIPEPLIIGRGINDVAVTVLTLSPKPEAADRWTDKDLYELADKLRAELMKVDSIGLTYISGGAAQQIRVEPDPEKLSLFGVTLQQLVGKVKDANRSFLAGQVREAGIVRGVAAGQTLSGIPDIGLLLISTRDGRTVYVKDVASVVIGPNTSERRVWNDARDGKGNWQRVPAVSLALAKRAGANAVVVSEDIAHRLEGLKSRLIPDGVEVTVTRDYGETANEKANELLFHLGLATVSIVGLIAIAIGWREALVTLVVIPTTILLTMFAANLMGYTINRVSLFALIFSIGILVDDAIVVVENIARHWAMKDGRPRVQATIEAVAEVGNPTIVATLTVVAALLPMLFVSGLMGPYMAPIPANASAAMLFSFFLAMVVAPWLMLRLAPKEGAAGPAHAAHDEGVLGRVYRRFATPIIRSKRTSWIFLIGVGVATLLSMTLFATKSVTVKLLPFDNKSEIAVVVDLPEGASLEDTERTLFAAADIARGLPEITSVQAYAGTPAPFNFNGLVRHYYLRERPELGELQVNLAARTDRKRASHDIALDLRQRLKAVGVPKGTSIKVVEVPPGPPVLATLLAEIYGPDAATRRAVTGELKKIFAEVPFIVDTDDSIGEKRPRLRLSIDQDRLEFFGVEQRDVYDTIQTLFGGVSVGYSHRGEDRNPIEIAVKLPKRDLAWSEALASTPVPANTLPGSKTVVELGQVVKATVEEGSPTIFRRDGRFADMVMAELAGRFEAPLYGMLEVASRVDAHDWGALPKPVIGLHGQPADESRPTLLWDGEWEITYVTFRDMGAAFGAAILGIYVLVVAQFGSFRLPLVILTPIPLTLIGILIGHWLLGAPFTATSMIGFIALAGIIVRNSILLVDFIRHSGGEGKSLRDVVLEAGAVRFKPILLTALAAMIGAATILLDPIFQGLAISLLFGLASSTLLTVLVIPAIYIALRDRSSSPSQG; from the coding sequence ATGAATCTCGGCCTGTCCGGGCGGCTAACGCGCGCGACCATCGGTTCGCCGCTGACGCCCCTCTTCCTGCTCGCCTCACTCATCGTCGGCCTCATGGCCGTCGTCGTTATCCCGCGCGAGGAAGAACCGCAGATCAGCGTCCCCATGGTCGACATCCGCGTCAACGCCGACGGCTTGCGGGGACCTGACGCGGTCGAACTGGTCACCAAACCGCTCGAGGCCATCGTCAAGGGCATCGACGGCGTGGAGCACGTCTATAGCCAGACCGAAGACGACCGCGTCCTGGTCACGGCGCGCTTTTTGGTCGGCACCAAGTCGGAGGACGCGATCCTGCGCGTCCACGAGAAGATCCGCGCCAATCTGGACCGCATCCCGGTCGGCATTCCCGAGCCATTGATCATCGGGCGCGGCATCAATGACGTCGCCGTCACCGTGCTAACGCTTTCACCTAAACCCGAAGCCGCCGACCGCTGGACGGACAAGGATCTCTACGAGCTCGCCGACAAGCTGCGCGCCGAATTGATGAAAGTCGACAGCATCGGGCTGACTTACATCTCCGGCGGCGCCGCCCAACAGATCAGGGTCGAACCCGATCCGGAGAAGCTGTCGTTGTTTGGCGTCACGCTGCAGCAGCTCGTCGGCAAGGTGAAGGACGCTAACCGCTCGTTCCTGGCTGGCCAGGTTCGTGAAGCCGGGATAGTTCGCGGCGTCGCGGCCGGGCAAACGCTTTCGGGCATTCCCGATATCGGCCTGTTGCTGATCTCGACCCGAGACGGTCGGACTGTCTACGTCAAGGACGTCGCCTCCGTCGTCATCGGGCCGAACACGAGCGAGCGCCGCGTCTGGAACGATGCGCGCGACGGTAAAGGCAACTGGCAGCGCGTTCCCGCGGTCAGCCTGGCGCTAGCCAAGCGGGCCGGCGCCAATGCGGTGGTGGTCTCGGAGGATATCGCACACCGGCTCGAGGGGCTGAAGTCGCGCCTAATTCCCGATGGCGTGGAAGTCACTGTCACCCGCGACTACGGTGAGACCGCCAACGAAAAAGCCAACGAGTTGCTGTTTCATCTCGGCTTGGCGACGGTTTCGATCGTTGGCCTGATCGCGATTGCGATCGGCTGGCGCGAGGCGCTGGTGACGCTGGTCGTAATCCCGACCACGATCCTGCTGACGATGTTTGCCGCCAACCTGATGGGCTACACCATCAACCGCGTCAGCCTGTTCGCGCTGATCTTCTCGATCGGCATCCTGGTCGACGACGCCATCGTCGTGGTCGAGAACATCGCCCGCCATTGGGCGATGAAGGACGGCCGTCCCCGCGTGCAGGCGACGATCGAGGCCGTCGCCGAGGTCGGTAATCCGACTATCGTTGCGACCCTGACCGTCGTCGCCGCGCTATTGCCGATGCTGTTCGTGTCGGGGCTGATGGGCCCCTATATGGCGCCGATCCCGGCCAATGCGTCGGCAGCGATGCTGTTCTCGTTCTTCCTCGCCATGGTGGTAGCGCCGTGGCTGATGCTGCGGCTAGCGCCGAAGGAAGGCGCCGCGGGCCCGGCTCACGCTGCGCATGACGAAGGTGTACTCGGGCGCGTCTACCGCCGCTTCGCCACCCCGATCATCCGCAGCAAGCGCACGTCCTGGATCTTCCTGATCGGCGTCGGCGTCGCGACGCTGCTGTCGATGACGCTGTTTGCGACCAAATCCGTCACCGTCAAATTGCTGCCGTTCGACAACAAGTCCGAGATCGCGGTCGTGGTCGATCTGCCCGAGGGCGCGAGCCTGGAGGACACCGAGCGGACGCTGTTCGCCGCGGCCGACATTGCGCGCGGATTGCCCGAGATCACTTCCGTGCAGGCCTATGCCGGCACGCCGGCACCATTCAACTTCAACGGCCTCGTGCGTCACTACTACCTGCGCGAACGCCCCGAACTGGGCGAGCTGCAGGTCAACCTCGCCGCGCGCACCGACCGCAAGCGGGCGAGCCACGACATCGCGCTTGATCTGCGGCAGCGGCTGAAGGCAGTTGGCGTTCCCAAGGGCACCAGCATCAAGGTCGTTGAGGTGCCGCCCGGTCCGCCGGTGCTGGCGACCCTGCTTGCCGAGATCTACGGACCCGACGCGGCGACACGGCGGGCGGTCACCGGCGAGCTCAAGAAGATTTTCGCCGAAGTACCGTTCATCGTCGATACCGACGATTCGATCGGCGAGAAGCGGCCGCGGCTGCGGCTGTCAATCGACCAGGACCGGCTCGAATTTTTCGGCGTCGAGCAGCGCGACGTCTACGACACCATCCAGACGCTGTTCGGAGGCGTCTCGGTCGGCTACTCCCACCGCGGCGAAGACCGCAATCCGATCGAGATCGCGGTCAAACTGCCGAAGCGCGATCTCGCGTGGAGCGAGGCGCTCGCATCCACGCCGGTGCCTGCCAATACGCTGCCCGGCAGCAAGACGGTGGTCGAACTGGGACAGGTCGTGAAGGCAACGGTCGAGGAGGGTTCCCCGACCATCTTCCGGCGCGACGGGCGCTTCGCCGACATGGTGATGGCCGAGCTCGCCGGCCGTTTCGAGGCGCCGCTCTACGGCATGCTCGAGGTGGCAAGCCGCGTCGACGCCCATGACTGGGGCGCGCTGCCGAAGCCGGTCATCGGGCTACACGGGCAACCGGCGGACGAATCACGTCCCACATTGTTGTGGGACGGCGAGTGGGAGATTACCTACGTGACGTTCCGCGACATGGGCGCTGCGTTTGGTGCCGCGATCCTCGGCATCTACGTGCTGGTGGTGGCCCAGTTCGGCAGCTTCAGGCTGCCGCTGGTGATCCTGACGCCGATTCCGCTGACGTTGATCGGGATCCTGATCGGCCACTGGCTGCTCGGTGCTCCCTTCACCGCGACCTCGATGATCGGGTTCATCGCACTCGCTGGCATCATCGTGCGCAATTCGATCCTGCTGGTCGATTTCATCCGGCACAGCGGCGGAGAGGGCAAGTCGCTGCGCGACGTGGTCCTGGAAGCAGGCGCCGTGCGCTTCAAGCCGATCCTGCTGACCGCGCTCGCGGCCATGATCGGCGCCGCGACTATTCTGCTCGACCCGATCTTTCAGGGGCTTGCGATCTCGCTCCTGTTCGGGCTCGCATCATCGACGTTGCTGACCGTGCTGGTCATTCCCGCAATCTACATTGCGCTGCGTGATAGATCATCGAGCCCCTCCCAAGGTTAG
- a CDS encoding efflux RND transporter periplasmic adaptor subunit: protein MRRLMTFGIVAAAAFSAPWAAAETLTVASRSVADEKAVFATVESISVVPARGRIGGIVVQLNVREGDPVTSGQAIAAIGDEKLALQMKALDAQIDALQAQSNQAQIDFTRIEGLVERGTLPRVKLEEARTALNVAENGLRARTAERAVVQQQLTEGKVLAPAGGRVLKKLVAVGSVVLPGDPIAMIAQQNFKLRLRVPERHARFLKAGDKIRVDGAEFGEQISKSGTIDLVYPQIEDGRVIADATVENLGEYFVGDRLRVWISGGERTALVIPSSYVTTRFGIDYVQIRQGDRTISAPVQRGRDRPSPELPNGLEILSGIRAGDQLVQP from the coding sequence ATGCGTAGATTGATGACATTCGGCATTGTCGCGGCAGCGGCGTTCAGCGCGCCTTGGGCCGCCGCGGAAACCCTGACGGTGGCTTCACGGTCAGTCGCCGACGAGAAGGCGGTGTTCGCCACCGTCGAGAGCATCAGCGTCGTGCCGGCGCGCGGGCGCATTGGCGGCATCGTTGTCCAGCTCAACGTCCGCGAGGGCGATCCGGTTACCAGCGGCCAAGCGATCGCAGCGATCGGAGACGAAAAGCTCGCTTTGCAGATGAAGGCGCTCGACGCCCAGATCGACGCGTTGCAGGCGCAATCGAACCAGGCGCAAATCGATTTTACCCGTATCGAAGGTCTGGTGGAGCGCGGTACGCTTCCCCGCGTCAAACTCGAAGAAGCGCGGACCGCACTCAACGTCGCCGAAAACGGTCTGCGGGCCAGGACTGCGGAGCGCGCGGTCGTCCAGCAGCAGCTTACTGAAGGAAAGGTGCTTGCTCCGGCCGGCGGGCGCGTCCTGAAAAAGCTGGTGGCAGTCGGTTCCGTTGTCCTGCCCGGCGACCCTATTGCGATGATCGCGCAGCAGAATTTCAAGCTGCGGCTGCGGGTGCCGGAACGGCATGCCCGCTTCCTGAAGGCCGGCGACAAGATCCGCGTCGATGGCGCCGAGTTCGGCGAACAGATTTCAAAATCCGGCACGATCGACCTCGTCTATCCGCAGATCGAGGACGGCCGCGTCATCGCCGATGCCACGGTGGAAAACCTCGGCGAATATTTCGTCGGCGACCGGCTCAGAGTCTGGATTTCCGGCGGCGAGCGGACCGCCCTTGTGATCCCCTCCTCCTACGTGACCACGCGCTTCGGCATCGACTACGTCCAAATCCGCCAAGGCGATCGCACCATCAGCGCGCCAGTGCAGCGCGGCCGCGACCGGCCTTCGCCTGAGCTTCCCAACGGCCTCGAAATTCTCTCCGGCATCCGGGCCGGCGACCAGTTGGTGCAGCCATGA
- a CDS encoding helix-turn-helix transcriptional regulator, translating into MEAAADQASDLLKALSNRHRLLIICQLIDGERSVGDLAQFLGLRDSTVSQHLALLRKDGLVSARRDAQTIYYSIASEPARQVLKALYQVYCAPPKAAKPKKKP; encoded by the coding sequence ATGGAAGCCGCGGCCGATCAGGCCAGCGACCTCCTGAAGGCGCTTTCCAACCGGCACCGCTTGCTGATCATCTGCCAATTAATCGATGGCGAGCGCTCGGTCGGCGATCTCGCGCAATTCCTGGGTCTTCGCGACTCCACGGTGTCCCAGCATCTTGCCCTCCTGCGCAAGGATGGCCTGGTGTCAGCGCGCCGCGACGCCCAGACGATCTACTACTCGATCGCCAGCGAACCCGCGCGCCAAGTCCTGAAAGCGCTCTATCAGGTCTATTGCGCGCCTCCGAAGGCTGCGAAGCCGAAGAAAAAGCCATAG
- a CDS encoding NAD(P)/FAD-dependent oxidoreductase, giving the protein MAEVVVIGAGLSGTLMAYELLPQLQQDDRLTVISQGPVYHFVPSNPWVAIGWRKRGDIEIDLADVMKRKGIRLLTQGAQRVHPEVNRVELADGTSIDYDYLVVATGPQLAFDEIPGLGPEGHTQSICHVDHAAQAKDTFEKLAANPGPVVIGAVQGASCFGPAYEFLFILETELRRRKLRDRVPMTFVTSEPYIGHLGLDGVGDTKGLLEREMREKHVKWITSARVKNVEQGKMTIEEVADDGSVRKTHELPFAYSMMLPAFRGVDAVRGIEKLTNPRGFVIVDKHQRNPAFPNVFGIGVCVAIAPVGATPVPVGVPKTGFMIESMVTATAMDIGALLRGEAPSVQPTWNAICLADFGDSGVAFLAQPQIPPRNVNWSSKGEWVHLAKVAFEKYFLRKIRRGESEPFYERFLLDKLNIAKIKEVKTGT; this is encoded by the coding sequence ATGGCAGAAGTTGTGGTGATTGGAGCCGGACTCAGCGGCACATTGATGGCCTACGAGTTGTTGCCGCAGTTGCAGCAGGATGACCGCCTGACCGTGATTTCGCAGGGGCCAGTCTATCATTTCGTCCCATCCAACCCCTGGGTTGCGATCGGCTGGCGCAAGCGCGGCGACATCGAGATCGATCTGGCCGACGTGATGAAGCGCAAGGGCATCCGGTTGCTGACGCAAGGCGCGCAACGGGTGCACCCGGAGGTCAACCGCGTCGAGCTCGCGGACGGCACGTCGATCGACTACGACTATCTGGTCGTCGCCACTGGGCCGCAACTGGCCTTCGATGAAATTCCGGGACTCGGTCCCGAGGGCCACACCCAATCGATCTGCCACGTCGATCACGCCGCGCAAGCCAAGGATACCTTCGAGAAGCTCGCGGCAAATCCGGGGCCGGTGGTGATCGGCGCCGTTCAGGGCGCGTCCTGCTTCGGGCCAGCCTACGAATTCCTGTTTATTCTGGAGACCGAGCTGCGTCGGCGAAAGCTGCGCGATCGCGTGCCGATGACGTTCGTGACGTCAGAGCCCTATATCGGCCATCTCGGCCTCGATGGCGTCGGCGACACCAAGGGCCTGCTCGAGCGCGAAATGCGCGAGAAGCACGTCAAGTGGATCACCAGCGCGCGTGTCAAGAATGTCGAGCAGGGCAAGATGACGATCGAGGAGGTTGCGGACGACGGGTCGGTCCGCAAGACCCACGAACTGCCATTCGCCTATTCGATGATGCTGCCCGCGTTCCGCGGTGTCGACGCGGTCAGAGGCATCGAGAAGCTGACTAACCCCCGCGGCTTCGTGATCGTCGACAAGCACCAGCGCAATCCGGCGTTCCCGAACGTGTTCGGCATTGGCGTCTGCGTCGCGATCGCGCCGGTCGGCGCAACGCCGGTTCCGGTCGGCGTGCCGAAGACCGGCTTCATGATCGAATCGATGGTCACGGCGACAGCGATGGACATCGGCGCTCTGCTGCGTGGCGAGGCGCCATCGGTGCAGCCGACCTGGAACGCGATTTGTCTGGCGGATTTCGGTGACTCCGGCGTCGCCTTCCTTGCGCAGCCGCAAATCCCGCCCCGCAACGTCAACTGGTCGTCGAAGGGTGAATGGGTTCATCTCGCCAAGGTCGCCTTCGAGAAATACTTCCTGCGCAAGATCCGGCGCGGTGAAAGCGAGCCATTCTATGAGCGCTTCCTGCTCGACAAGCTGAACATCGCCAAGATCAAGGAGGTGAAAACGGGGACATGA
- the trxC gene encoding thioredoxin TrxC — protein sequence MSEGRKVVCGNCGKTNRLPAERAPAAARCGSCHQPIFSGHPIEVDEAGLSRHLANSDIPLLVDVWAPWCGPCRAMAPMFERAAGELEPNVRLLKLNSDKAPAVSHRLGISGIPTLLLMRGGREIARTAGAMDAQRIVAWTKAGLARP from the coding sequence ATGAGCGAAGGTCGAAAGGTCGTCTGCGGCAATTGTGGAAAGACCAACCGGCTGCCCGCCGAACGGGCGCCGGCGGCGGCGCGCTGCGGATCCTGCCACCAGCCGATCTTCAGCGGTCATCCCATCGAGGTCGACGAAGCGGGCCTCAGTCGCCACCTGGCGAACAGCGACATCCCGCTACTGGTCGACGTCTGGGCGCCGTGGTGCGGTCCGTGCCGCGCGATGGCGCCGATGTTCGAGCGCGCCGCCGGCGAGCTCGAACCGAACGTTCGCCTCTTGAAACTCAACTCCGACAAAGCGCCCGCCGTTTCCCACCGCCTTGGCATCAGCGGCATCCCGACGCTGCTGTTGATGCGCGGCGGCCGCGAGATTGCGCGCACCGCCGGCGCGATGGACGCGCAGCGAATTGTGGCATGGACGAAGGCCGGGCTCGCCCGGCCGTGA
- a CDS encoding YgaP-like transmembrane domain has product MNIDKAVLMFAGLVVLLGLTLGWLVSPYWYLLTAFAGLNMIQASITGFCPAAIVFKKLGVRGGCAFS; this is encoded by the coding sequence ATGAATATCGATAAAGCAGTGCTGATGTTCGCCGGACTTGTCGTGCTGCTCGGGCTGACGCTCGGCTGGCTGGTCAGCCCGTACTGGTACCTGCTGACCGCATTCGCCGGGCTGAACATGATCCAGGCGTCGATCACGGGGTTCTGTCCCGCCGCGATCGTATTCAAGAAGCTCGGCGTGCGCGGCGGCTGTGCGTTCTCGTAA